A window of Acidobacteriota bacterium genomic DNA:
CAGCCCCAGGCATGGAGCAGTTCGTGGAGGGGAACGTAGATCCACCAAGCGGCCGCCAGTCCCAGCAGAATGGCGGCCAAAGCGGCTCCGCGCCCGGCCTGCAGGTGAGCTTCGAAGAGAGTCAGGAAGTCTTTGAACGGAGCCAGCAGGAATCGCATCAGGCCTGTCCGCAGCAGTTCTTGAACTTCTTGCCGCTGCCGCAAGGACAAGGATCATTGCGTCCCACCTTGGCATCGGGAAGGGGCCTGTCCTTTCGGTCCACCACTCCCAACATGTAGGGCAAACACAGTCCCAACCAGATGAGGATGGGGAAGAAGGTCTTGCCCGTCACCTCCAGAAAGTTGTCTGCGAAGTGCCACAAGGAGGGGTTGCCGGCGTTGGGATATTCGGCGCTGATGAGGACCACCTCGACCTTGGTGACCATGAAAATCACGTGGGAAAGGTAAAGAAGAGCCGTCCCCACGCCCAGATAAACCAGGCGGCGGCGCAGCGACAGGCCGGGTGTGATGAGGATCAGGGTGATGAGAAAGGGCAGGTTGGTGTAGATGGCGCGGGGAGTGATCTGAGCCTCGAAGATGGGGGCGCGGTAGGCACGGAAGTAGACCCGGTCATCGACGCTCCAGAACTGAAACCCGCTTCCTTCCAGGCGGTAGTAGGCCTCGGCTCCCGCACCCAGGGCGTTTTGGTAGACGGGCCGAAGCGGATAGAGAATCAGCCAGACCAAGCCGTAGCCCAGCACCAGAAAGATCAAGAACGCCACCAGACGCTCAAGAATAGACGGGCTTTTGGCGTCCGGCCCAGTAGACCCAGAAAACCATTGTGAGAGCAATGACGGCAAATTGAGCGACATAGGTATGCACGAATTCAAAGAGGTTCATGGCTCCCTGATCGCCCAACACGAAGAGAACCACGATGCGTACCTGGTTGAGCAGAAAAATGAGAAGAAAACCCAGCCCCGTGCCGATCAGGCGCTGTTTCCAGGAGGCCGGAAAGGCCAGGCAGGCGGCGATCAGCAAGATCGTGGCTACCACCCCGTCGCATCCCCGCCGGATGTCTACCGCGAAACGTCCCGTGCGGATGATGGTCCCCTGCCAATCCAGGTCGTCGTACCCTCCCGCCACCAGAATATTGGCGCTGACCGCAGTGATGAATTGAGTGTAAGGATGAATGAGGTTTTCGTCCACCCAGGCGATGGCCAGGAAAAGGTTGAAAACGATCACGATCGCGATGAATCCGGCTACAAAGCGGACTGCCGGCTGTTTGAGGCGTTCAGTCCAACTGCTCTTCATTTCATCCCCCTAGCAACCGCCTTCCCGGTATTCGGCGTAAGCGTCGTGAGTTTCCCAGAGGCGGACGGCGCTGACGGGAAGGCCCAGCTTGCCGGCCTCCCGAAAGAGGATGCGGGCCAGATTCTCGGCGGTGGGATTGACGGGCAGAACCACCACTTCCTCGCCCACATCGCGCATCGCTTTCACCAGCGGGTCGTCATCGCGCAGAATCATGCGGTGATCGAAGGTGGCGTCGATGTAGCTCCCTAGGATGTCCTTGACCTCGCCGAAGTCGCGCACCATCCCCAAGGAATCGAGTTCCTCTGACGACAGCTCGATCTCGACCAGGGCGGTATGGCCGTGAGGACGGGCGCACTTGCCCTCGTATTCCAGGAGGCGGTGTCCGTAGCAGAAGGTGAGCTGTTTAACGACTTTGTGCATGGGCCTTTTCCGACGTGGATAGTGTACAACGTCGCGGCGCGGGCGCGTGCTTCGAGATGCTGATTGCTGCGCCAGGCCGCACCTGACGGTGGCCGACCAAAGGGCATTGTACAATCCCTGCCATGAACGATTCGTCGCAGAAAAAGATCGCCGTCCTCACCGGAGGGGGGGATTGCCCGGGACTCAACGCCGTCATCAGAGCCGTGGTCAAGACCGCCATCCTCAAGTACGGCTGGGAAGTCTACGGCAGCGAGGACAGCTTCGAAGGATTCCTGGAGCGCGGACTCACCCCCATGACCCTCAAGACGGTGCAGGGCATTCTCCCCCGCGGAGGAACCATCCTGGGGACCAGCAACCGCGGCAACCCCTTCAGGTACCCCGTCCGCAACCAGGAGGGGGAAGTCGAGTTTCACGATCATTCCGACCGCGTGATCGGAGTTTTTCAAGAACGCGGACTGGATGCCCTGGTCATGATCGGCGGCGACGGGACCTTGACGATCGGCCATCAACTGCAGCAGCGGGGGGTCCCCGTCATCGGGGTGCCCAAGACCATCGACAACGACGTCAGGGGCACCGAGTTGACCTTCGGATTCGACAGCGCCCTGCACACCGCTACCGACGCCATCGACAAGCTGCACACCACGGCCCAGAGCCACGACCGCGTCATGCTGGTAGAGGTAATGGGCCGAAACGCCGGCTGGATCGCCCTGGAATCGGGAATCGCCGGCGGCGCCGACGTGATTCTCATTCCCGAGATCCCCTTCACCATCCCCGCCATCTGCCGCAAGATCGTCCATCGCCGCGACCGGGGACGCGAATTCTCCATCGTGGTGGTGGCCGAGGGGGCGGCGGCCCGCGACGGCCAGCAGGTCTTCCGCTCCCGTCCCCAGGACGACCCCTTCGGCAAGCTGGGAGGCATCTCCTACCAAGTGGCCAACGAAATTCAAAGCTGCATCGAGATGGAAACGCGGGTTGTGGTTTTGGGCCACCTGCAACGGGGCGGCTCGCCCACCCCCTTCGACCGCATCCTGGGGACCCGCTACGGGCAGGCCGCCGTCGACCTGATCGCAGCCGGACGCTTCGGACGCATGGTCAACCTGCGTTGCGGATGCATCGAGTCCATACCGCTGCAGGAGGCCATCGGAGGGCAACGCCTCGTCGACCCCGAGGACGACCGCGTGTGCACCGCCCGAGCCGTGGGAATCTCCTTCGGCGACGAGCCCGAAGAGTGAAGCCGCTGTGCTACAATTCGCTATGGCCACAGGGTGGCCAACAAGTTCACGCACGGGTCAAGTTTCAGCGACCGCGGTGAAGGCTCAAGTGCCCTCGGCGGTATGAGGTCGCTCGCTACGCTTATCTTGCCAGGAGGTCAGAATTGCGCAGTTTCGTCCGCGTCGCCGCCGTCTTCAGCTTGCTCTACCTGTTGGTCTTGAGCCTCTCCGCCTCCTCCCTCAACTGGATTCCCGCCGATGAGCGCCAGTCCATCGACCTCTCCAAGCCGCTGCTGCGGACCCTGGAGGGAGAAGAACTGACGCTGGAGGAGATGGACGCGGAAGTGCTCCTGATCAACTTCTGGGCTACCTGGTGCAGTCCCTGCCGCAAAGAGATGCCCGACCTGGAGAAATTGCAGAAGATGGTGGCTGAGGACGGCATCCGTGTGGTGGCGCTCAGCGACGACGATCCCGAGGACGTACGCGCCTACCTGGAAAAGCACTCCTACGACTTCCCCTTCCTCATCGACAAGAACTCCGACCTCTATCTCAGCATGGAGTTTCCAGGAGGCGTCCTTCCGGTGAGCATGGTGGTCGACAAGCAGGGCCGGGTGGCCCTGGTGCACATCGGAGTCTACAAGTGGGACGCTCCCGAAGTCGTCGCTTCACTGCGCGAGCTGGCCCGGCAATAAAGCCTTCGTCCGACATGACCCTCTCGTTCACGCCCTTTGCGGCTCCGGTAAGCCGTCAGCGGCCATAAATTGAAGGATGTCTGCCTCTATGCTTCCCAAAACCCTTGGTCAACTCAAGGAGGACTCCCGCTTCCCCCATCAGGTCCGCACCGTCAAGGAGGAAATCCGCGCCAATCTGCTCAAGAAGCTGGCCCAGGGAGAGGAACTCTTCCCCGGCATCGTGGGATACGGGGAAACCGCCATTCCGGGACTGATCAACGCCCTGCTGGCCCGTCAGGACTTCATCCTGCTGGGGCTGAGAGGACAAGCCAAGAGCCGCATCCTGCGCCAACTGACGGCTTTCCTCGACGAGTACCTCCCCTACATCGAGGGCAGCGAGATTCACGACGATCCTTTCAACCCCATCAGCGAAACCGGCCGCCGGCGCCTGGGTGAGGAAGAGGACGATCTGCCCCTCGCATATCTTCACCGCGAGCAGCGCTTTGTGGAGAAGCTGGCCACGCCCGACGTCACCATCGCCGACATCATCGGCGATCTCGATCCCATCAAGGCGGCCAAGAGCGGAAAGGCGCTTTCGGCATTCGAGAACATCCATTTCGGGCTGCTGCCCCGGGCCCACCGCTGCATTTTCGCCATCAACGAGCTGCCCGACCTGGCGCCCAAGATTCAGGTGGGGCTTTTCAACATTCTCCAAGAAGGGGACGTCCAGATCAAGGGCTTTCCGGTGCGGCTGCCGCTCGATCTGCTCATGGCTTTCACGGCCAACCCCGACGACTACACGGCGCGGGGCAAGATCATCACGCCGCTTAAGGACCGCATCGGAGCGGAGGTGCGCACCCATTATCCCAAGCGGCTCGAGGACGGCCTGCGCATCACCCGCCAGGAGGCTTGGCTGGAGCGCGGCGAGCTCAACCTGGTCATCCCCCGCTGGGTGGAGCAGGTGGTCGAGCTGGTGGCCTTCCACGGACGCCGCGACAACCGCATCGACCACCGCTCGGGAGTGAGCCAGCGCCTGCCCATCGCCTGCCTGGAGTTCGCCGCCTCCAACGCCGAAAGGCGGGCCCTGACCCACGGCGAAGAGCAGGTGGTGTTGAGAATCGCCGACGTCTACGCCTCCATGCCCGCCATAACCGGCAAGCTCGAGCTGGAGTACGAAGGCGAAATGAAAGGCGCCGAACGCATCGCATCGGAACTCATCCACAGGTCCGTTCTGGACGCCTTCAAGAAGCAGTTCGGAGACGAGGACTTCGAACAAATCGTGCAGTGGTTCGACCTGGGAGGCAACGTGCGCGTCACCGATCAGACCGGCAGCCGCCAATTCTACGACGCCGTCTCCGGCATACAGGGACTGGAGGAGCCGCTGATGGAGTTGGACGTGGATCCCCGGGAGGACCTGCCGCTGGCCGTTTCCGGCATCGAGTTCGTGTTGGAAGGGCTCAACTCGCTCAAGCGCATCAGCCGCAACGCCGAGCAGGGCTACTACCGCGAGCAGGGCGAAGACGAAGCCCGCGAACTGCTGGAGCAGATGAAGAGCCGGCGGGGCAGCCGCTCCTTCAACTAGGCGAGGAGGCCATGCGCTACCGCTACAGCAAGTACATACCCAATCCGCTCGACGACATCGACCTGGAGGACGTGCTGGACCGACTTCGCGATTTTCTGCTCGACAGCGGATTCGAATCTCAGTTCTACCCCGATGCCCCCCCTCCCAACAGCATGGAAGCGCTCTACCGGGCCTTGGCTTCCATCCTCTCCAGCGACGAGCGCCTGCCCGAGGAATGGCGCCAGGCCATGCAAGACTACGAAGAGCAATACCCCCACGGCGAGCTGCCCGAGGACGTGCGCGACTTTTTCGACGAACTGATCCGCAAGCTGGTGGAAGAGAACTACCTGGAGGTGGAAGAGCAGCAGCAGGGAGCCTCGCAGCAGGGCCGGGAAGGCGAGGCCGACAACAGCCGGCGCTTCAAGTTGACCGAAAAAAGCATCGATTACCTGGGACACCGCACCTTGCGCGAACTCCTCTCGTCGCGCGGCTCGGGCGCTTTCGGCAAACACCGCACCCGGCAACTTTCGACCGGAATCGAGGCCGACTGGCACAGCCGTCCCTACGAATTCGGAGACACTCTCAACCTGGACGTCAATGCCACCCTGCTCAACGCCATCCAGCGGGAGGGCCTGGGGACGCCGCTCAACCTGGAGTACTCCGACCTGATGGTGCATCAGAGCGAGTACCACAGCTCCTGCGCCACCGTCATCATGCTGGACTGCTCCCACAGCATGATCCTCTATGGCGAAGACCGTTTCACGCCCGCCAAGAAGGTCACTCTGGCTCTGGCCCACATGATCCGCACCCAGTTTCCCGAAGATACGCTTAAAGTCATTCTCTTTCACGACTCGGCCGAGGAGATCCCCGTACACAAAGTGGCCGAGGTGCAGATCGGACCCTGGCACACCAACACCTGCGAAGGCTTCCGCCTGGCGCGCCGCATCCTCATGAATCAGAAGAAAGACCTGCGCCAGATCATCATGGTGACCGACGGCAAGCCTTCGGCGCTGACCCGCAGCGACGGGCGCATTTACAAGAACTCTTTCGGCCTCGACCCCTACATCCTCAACGAGACTTTCAAGGAGGCCGCAAACTGCCGCCGCTCGGGCATCATGATCAACACCTTCATGCTGGCACGAGATTACTATCTGGTGGAGTTCGTCAAGCAGGTCGCTCAGATTTCCCAGGGCAAAGCCTACTTGACCAATACCTTCAATCTGGCCGATCACGTGCTGCTGGACTTCATGACCCGCAAGAGCAAGACCGTGCATTGAAACTCGAGCTTTAAGTGAACCAAAGCCAGCTTGTCAGCCGCTTCCCGCGTGTTAGAGTGGAATTCAGACAAGGGCCTTTCCAGCCCCCCGGGGCCGGATACCCTTTTGACACGAAACCGCTTGCAGGCTCCTCGCCTGCAACGTGATCAAAAGGAGAACCGATGAGTACTTCGACATTGACGATTGGGCGCTTCCTGGTGGAGGAGGAGCGTCAATTCCCGGACGCCACCGGAGTGTTTACGGGCCTGCTGTGGGACCTGACCATCGCCTTCAAGATCATCTCGCGCCAAGTCAACAAGGCCGGGCTGGTGGACATCTTGGGCAAGACCGGCGACGAGAACGTGCACGGCGAGGAGGTGCGCAAACTGGACGAGTTCGCCCACTACACCCTCTTCAAAGCCATGGACCACGGCGGCCACTTGTGCGCCATGGCCTCAGAAGAAGACCCGCGCGTGATGCGCATCCCCAGCAAGTTCAAGAAGGGCAAGTACGTGCTCATCTTCGATCCCCTGGACGGCTCCTCCAACATCGACGCCAATGTCAGCATCGGCAGCATCTTCTCCATCCTGCGCAAGGTCACTCCCGGCGAGGACGGGACCCTGGAAGACTGTCTTCAGCCCGGATACAAGCAGGTGGCGGCCGGCTACTGCGTTTACGGATCGAGCACCATCCTGGTCTACTCCAGCGGTTCGGGAGTCAACGGATTCACCCTCGACCCCTCCATCGGAGAGTTCCTCATCTCCCACCGCGACATCAAGACCCCGGGCCGCGGCAGCATCTACTCCATCAACGAGGGCTATTCCGATAGCTGGGACGAAGGGACCAAGCGCTACATTCAACACCTGAAAACCGCCCAGACTCCTCAGGGCAAACCCTACTCGCTGCGCTACATCGGCTCCTTGGTGGCCGACTTTCACCGCAACCTCCTCTACGGAGGGATCTTCCTCTACCCGGCCAGCTACAAAGACCCCGACCACCCCAAGGCCAAGCTGCGGCTGCTCTACGAGGCCAATCCCCTGTCCTTCGTGGTGGAAAAGGCCGGAGGCAAGGCCACCACGGGACGCCAGGAGATCCTTCAGATCGAGCCCGAGTCGCTCCATCAGCGCGTTCCCTTGATCCTGGGCAGCGCCGAGGACGTCGAGAGCTACTGCAGCTTCATCAGAGAATACTCGCCCGCCCCCTCGGGAACCTAGACGCATATCGGATGAGCGACAACGACCAAGAAAAGCAGTCCAAGGACGAAAGCGGCGACGAGTCTCGGGTTCCGGTACCCGTCTCGACGGGCACGGCCCAACTGGCCAAGCTCGACCCGCTGCGCAAGTACCTGCTTGAAATCAGCCGCTTCCAACCCCTCTCGGCCGAGGAAGAACGCGATCTCGCCATGCGCTACCGCGAAGAAGACGACGAATACGCGGCCATGCGGCTGGTGACGGCCAACCTGCGCCTGGTGGTCAAAATCGCCATGATGTACAAGCGCGTCTACAGCAACGTCCTCGACCTCATTCAAGAAGGCAACATCGGCCTGATGGAGGCGGTCAAGCGCTTCGATCCCAACAAGGGCGCCCGGCTGCCCACCTACGCCTCCTGGTGGATCAAGGCCTACATCATCAAATTCATGCTCGACAACATGCGCATCGTGCGGGCCGGCACCACCAACGAAAAACGCCGCCTGCTTTTCAATCTGCGCAAGGAGAAAGAGAAGCTGAGACTGCAAGGCATCGACCCCACCCCCAAGCTGATCGCCCAGCGGCTGCAGGTGGAGGAAGATACCGTGCGCGAGATGGAGCCTTACATCGAGGGGCCGGAGCTGAGCCTGGACGCGCCGGTGGCCGACGACAGCGCCCTCACCTACGTCGATACGCTGACCGACGCCGACATCATGGTCGACGACCGGCTGGCCCAAGGCGAACTGCGGCAGCTCTTCGAAGACAAGCTGCAGGAGTTCGCCCAAACGCTCAGCGAGCGCGAGCGGGTCATCCTCTTCCAGCGCCTGATGGCTGAAGAGCCGCTGACCTTGCAAGAGATCGCCGATCAGTACGGGGTGACCCGCGAAGCCATCCGTCTCAACGAAAAAACGCTGATCGGCAAGATCAAGAAATACATGGAAGACGAGTTGGAGGACATCGCCCACATCGAGTTCGGCTTGGCCGACTGAAACTTGACACAGGCCCGGGCATCCCAGCATACTGTGTGGCTCCATTTGCGAGAATCGCTTTCAAGCGGCGAGCCGCCTCCGGAGAGGAAGGCGATCCGCCGTAGTCAATCACTCGGGAGGTTTCGAGATCATGTCCAAACTGAGTAAGACCGCTCGTGCCAGTCTGGGTCAGAGAGGCGCCAAGGGTTCCGCCAAGCTGTGTCCGAAATGCGGCGAGGAACTGGTGGCCACCAAAGTCATGCGCGTGGCCGGAGTCACCTCCGGCGGCATGTTCTGGGTGTGCCAGAAAGACGACTTCCGGGCCCCCATCGGCCGGGCCTGATGGCTTTTTGCAAGAGCAAACTCGAGGCGGACGCCCCGGGCGGCGGGCCGCCTTTCTTTTTTGCGGTCAGCGCCGCAGCCGATGCCCTGCAACCGATGCCTGGGATCATAGAATGAGCATGGCGTCGCCGTAGCTGTAGAAGCGGTATCGATGCCGCACCGCCTCTTCGTAGCAGCGTTTGATCAGGTCGAGTCCGGCAAAGGCCGACACCAGCACCAGCAGGGTGGATCGGGGCAAGTGGAAGTTGGTGATGAGGGCATCGCACACTTGCCAGCGAAAGCCGGGATAGATGAAGAGCGCGGTTTCCCCCGCGGCTTCCTTGACCTCCCCCTTGTCACGGGCCAGATGCTCCAGCACGCGGGTGGATGTGCTGCCCACCGCCACGACCCTGCCTCCCCGGCGGCGCTGCTCCCGCACGGCTCGGGCCGCCTCGGCCTCCACCTCGAAGATCTCGGCTTCCATTTCATGGGCCGGCACGTCCTGGCTTTCGATGGGACGGAAAGTCCCGTATCCCACGTGCAAGGTGATGAATACGTGGCGCAGGCTCTGCAGCAGAGCGGGGGTGAAATGGAGTCCCGCGGTAGGCGCGGCCACCGAGCCCTCGCGGGCCGCGTAAACGGTTTGGTAGCGTTCCGAGTCCGCCGCCAGTCCGCCCTCGCCTCGTTCGATATAGGGCGGAAGCGGCATCTGTCCGTACTGGCTCAGCAGGTTCTTGAAATCGCCCCGATAAAAGAAGCGCAGGCGTCGGCGCAAGCGGGAATCCGAGGGCATCACTTCGGCCTCGAGCTTGCCGGCGGCGATCGTCAGGCGCGTCCCCTGGCGCACCCTGCGACCTGGACGCAGCAGGGCCTCCCAGACATCCTTCTCCACTTCTCTCAGCAGCAGAATCTCGATGCGCCGGGTGCCTCCGGGCCGGTCGGCGAAGAGGCGCGCCGGAATGACCTTGCTGTCGTTGAGCACCAGCAGGTCGTCCCCGGCCAGCAGTTGGGGCAGTTCGCGAAAGCGGTGGTGACCGATGCTGCCGTTGCGGCGGTCGAGCAGCATAAGGCGCGATTCGTCACGCTTCTGGCTGGGATGCTGGGCGATCAGTTGGGGGGGCAGGTGATAGTCGAAATCGCTGAGGCGCAAGTTCATCTAGTCGGTGCCGATCTGCACCACGGTTTCGAAGGCCGTCATCTTCCAGGTGGAAACTTCCAGCACCGCCACCCTGAAGTTGTAGGTGCCTTTAGGCGCCAGCAGCTTGTTGGTGTAGATGATGCCCTGTCCGTTGGCGATCTCTCGGGCCCGCAGGTCGATGGGCAGAATCTCCCTGAGGCGGGCCACCTCGTTGCCCTGGCGGTCGATGAGCTGTCCCACGATTCCCAGTT
This region includes:
- a CDS encoding SEC-C metal-binding domain-containing protein, whose amino-acid sequence is MAFLIFLVLGYGLVWLILYPLRPVYQNALGAGAEAYYRLEGSGFQFWSVDDRVYFRAYRAPIFEAQITPRAIYTNLPFLITLILITPGLSLRRRLVYLGVGTALLYLSHVIFMVTKVEVVLISAEYPNAGNPSLWHFADNFLEVTGKTFFPILIWLGLCLPYMLGVVDRKDRPLPDAKVGRNDPCPCGSGKKFKNCCGQA
- the xrtH gene encoding exosortase H, with the translated sequence MKSSWTERLKQPAVRFVAGFIAIVIVFNLFLAIAWVDENLIHPYTQFITAVSANILVAGGYDDLDWQGTIIRTGRFAVDIRRGCDGVVATILLIAACLAFPASWKQRLIGTGLGFLLIFLLNQVRIVVLFVLGDQGAMNLFEFVHTYVAQFAVIALTMVFWVYWAGRQKPVYS
- a CDS encoding 6-carboxytetrahydropterin synthase, with protein sequence MHKVVKQLTFCYGHRLLEYEGKCARPHGHTALVEIELSSEELDSLGMVRDFGEVKDILGSYIDATFDHRMILRDDDPLVKAMRDVGEEVVVLPVNPTAENLARILFREAGKLGLPVSAVRLWETHDAYAEYREGGC
- a CDS encoding 6-phosphofructokinase gives rise to the protein MNDSSQKKIAVLTGGGDCPGLNAVIRAVVKTAILKYGWEVYGSEDSFEGFLERGLTPMTLKTVQGILPRGGTILGTSNRGNPFRYPVRNQEGEVEFHDHSDRVIGVFQERGLDALVMIGGDGTLTIGHQLQQRGVPVIGVPKTIDNDVRGTELTFGFDSALHTATDAIDKLHTTAQSHDRVMLVEVMGRNAGWIALESGIAGGADVILIPEIPFTIPAICRKIVHRRDRGREFSIVVVAEGAAARDGQQVFRSRPQDDPFGKLGGISYQVANEIQSCIEMETRVVVLGHLQRGGSPTPFDRILGTRYGQAAVDLIAAGRFGRMVNLRCGCIESIPLQEAIGGQRLVDPEDDRVCTARAVGISFGDEPEE
- a CDS encoding TlpA disulfide reductase family protein gives rise to the protein MRSFVRVAAVFSLLYLLVLSLSASSLNWIPADERQSIDLSKPLLRTLEGEELTLEEMDAEVLLINFWATWCSPCRKEMPDLEKLQKMVAEDGIRVVALSDDDPEDVRAYLEKHSYDFPFLIDKNSDLYLSMEFPGGVLPVSMVVDKQGRVALVHIGVYKWDAPEVVASLRELARQ
- a CDS encoding magnesium chelatase, with the protein product MLPKTLGQLKEDSRFPHQVRTVKEEIRANLLKKLAQGEELFPGIVGYGETAIPGLINALLARQDFILLGLRGQAKSRILRQLTAFLDEYLPYIEGSEIHDDPFNPISETGRRRLGEEEDDLPLAYLHREQRFVEKLATPDVTIADIIGDLDPIKAAKSGKALSAFENIHFGLLPRAHRCIFAINELPDLAPKIQVGLFNILQEGDVQIKGFPVRLPLDLLMAFTANPDDYTARGKIITPLKDRIGAEVRTHYPKRLEDGLRITRQEAWLERGELNLVIPRWVEQVVELVAFHGRRDNRIDHRSGVSQRLPIACLEFAASNAERRALTHGEEQVVLRIADVYASMPAITGKLELEYEGEMKGAERIASELIHRSVLDAFKKQFGDEDFEQIVQWFDLGGNVRVTDQTGSRQFYDAVSGIQGLEEPLMELDVDPREDLPLAVSGIEFVLEGLNSLKRISRNAEQGYYREQGEDEARELLEQMKSRRGSRSFN
- a CDS encoding VWA domain-containing protein is translated as MRYRYSKYIPNPLDDIDLEDVLDRLRDFLLDSGFESQFYPDAPPPNSMEALYRALASILSSDERLPEEWRQAMQDYEEQYPHGELPEDVRDFFDELIRKLVEENYLEVEEQQQGASQQGREGEADNSRRFKLTEKSIDYLGHRTLRELLSSRGSGAFGKHRTRQLSTGIEADWHSRPYEFGDTLNLDVNATLLNAIQREGLGTPLNLEYSDLMVHQSEYHSSCATVIMLDCSHSMILYGEDRFTPAKKVTLALAHMIRTQFPEDTLKVILFHDSAEEIPVHKVAEVQIGPWHTNTCEGFRLARRILMNQKKDLRQIIMVTDGKPSALTRSDGRIYKNSFGLDPYILNETFKEAANCRRSGIMINTFMLARDYYLVEFVKQVAQISQGKAYLTNTFNLADHVLLDFMTRKSKTVH
- the fbp gene encoding class 1 fructose-bisphosphatase, giving the protein MSTSTLTIGRFLVEEERQFPDATGVFTGLLWDLTIAFKIISRQVNKAGLVDILGKTGDENVHGEEVRKLDEFAHYTLFKAMDHGGHLCAMASEEDPRVMRIPSKFKKGKYVLIFDPLDGSSNIDANVSIGSIFSILRKVTPGEDGTLEDCLQPGYKQVAAGYCVYGSSTILVYSSGSGVNGFTLDPSIGEFLISHRDIKTPGRGSIYSINEGYSDSWDEGTKRYIQHLKTAQTPQGKPYSLRYIGSLVADFHRNLLYGGIFLYPASYKDPDHPKAKLRLLYEANPLSFVVEKAGGKATTGRQEILQIEPESLHQRVPLILGSAEDVESYCSFIREYSPAPSGT
- a CDS encoding RNA polymerase factor sigma-32, with translation MSDNDQEKQSKDESGDESRVPVPVSTGTAQLAKLDPLRKYLLEISRFQPLSAEEERDLAMRYREEDDEYAAMRLVTANLRLVVKIAMMYKRVYSNVLDLIQEGNIGLMEAVKRFDPNKGARLPTYASWWIKAYIIKFMLDNMRIVRAGTTNEKRRLLFNLRKEKEKLRLQGIDPTPKLIAQRLQVEEDTVREMEPYIEGPELSLDAPVADDSALTYVDTLTDADIMVDDRLAQGELRQLFEDKLQEFAQTLSERERVILFQRLMAEEPLTLQEIADQYGVTREAIRLNEKTLIGKIKKYMEDELEDIAHIEFGLAD
- the queA gene encoding tRNA preQ1(34) S-adenosylmethionine ribosyltransferase-isomerase QueA, whose translation is MRLSDFDYHLPPQLIAQHPSQKRDESRLMLLDRRNGSIGHHRFRELPQLLAGDDLLVLNDSKVIPARLFADRPGGTRRIEILLLREVEKDVWEALLRPGRRVRQGTRLTIAAGKLEAEVMPSDSRLRRRLRFFYRGDFKNLLSQYGQMPLPPYIERGEGGLAADSERYQTVYAAREGSVAAPTAGLHFTPALLQSLRHVFITLHVGYGTFRPIESQDVPAHEMEAEIFEVEAEAARAVREQRRRGGRVVAVGSTSTRVLEHLARDKGEVKEAAGETALFIYPGFRWQVCDALITNFHLPRSTLLVLVSAFAGLDLIKRCYEEAVRHRYRFYSYGDAMLIL